A genomic stretch from Astatotilapia calliptera chromosome 4, fAstCal1.2, whole genome shotgun sequence includes:
- the hdac5 gene encoding histone deacetylase 5 isoform X5 encodes MNSSHPSGGSPGESPGGGGGPVDLRTEPRVGSVSGGTVVDTAMREQQLQQELILLKQQQELQKQLLFAEFQKKHEVLTRQHEVQLQEHLKQQQELLAAKRQQELEQKRKLEQQRHEEQEKQRLEQQLLLLRNKEKGKESAIASTEVKLKLQEFLLSKKEPGSGGLNHSFSPKCWGAQHTSLEQSSPPQSNTPGTPPSYKLPPLLGNYEGKDDFPLRKTVSEPNLKVRSRLKQKVAERRSSPLLRRKDGTVISTFKKRAIEISVSSLCNSAPGSGPSSPNSSNTAIANGNTGSVPNIQTELRSLHQTLGADGTLSPLSLYTSPSLPNISLGLPANTHITPSQKLSAQQEAERQAIQSLRGGGALTGKFLSTSSLPAGVGHDVETPPPSSHSAHSSLLQHVLLLEQARQQTAMLVPMYSQSPLVTAERGVSGGMRAVNKLPRHRPLARTQSAPLPQSPQALQQLVVQQQHHHFLEKHYKMLSKGTDLPRPPPTHPEETEEELTETNDMQEEDEGVGLHRLQKEGSDDSTPSSERLGVHVKGEEECGSVHIKGESTESELEEEEEDEDIIQLREGDEEERGSYSQALQQLGVFQSSLPHRPLGRAQSSPAAAVNPIKHLFTTGLVYDSLMLKHQCVCGNAHIHPEHAGRVQSIWSRLQETGLLGRCERIRGRKASLDEIQSVHSEFHTLLYGTSPLNRHKLDHKKLLGPISQKMYAVLPCGGIGVDSDTVWNEMHSSAAVRMAVGSVIELAFRVAAGELKNGFAVVRPPGHHAEESTAMGFCFFNSVAITAKLLQQKLGVGKILIVDWDIHHGNGTQQAFYSDPNVLYISLHRYDDGNFFPGSGAPEEVGSGAGVGFNVNIAWTGGVDPPMGDVEYLTAFRTVVMPIAQQFSPDVVLVSAGFDAVEGHQSPLGGYNVSAKCFGQLTQLLMGLAGGRVVMALEGGHDLTAICDASEACVSALLGDPCDSVFQWPQEQPCPKAYASLERVIEIQSKHWSCLQSLSQTSGHSLLDGPLGAQGQSEKDEAETVSAMASLSVDVEQPGSVPDSTETSRSTEEPMEEEPFS; translated from the exons GTGGGAGTCCTGGAGAAAGcccgggaggaggaggaggcccgGTGGACCTGCGAACTGAGCCCAGGGTAGGGTCTGTGTCCGGGGGGACAGTGGTGGACACAGCCATGAGAgagcagcagctccagcagGAACTCATTCTCCtcaagcagcagcaggagctgcagaaacagctgctgtttgcaGAATTTCAGAAAAAACACGAAGTGCTAACAAGACAACACGAAGTCCAGCTGCAGGAACACTTAAAG cAACAACAGGAGCTGCTGGCAGCCAAACGACAGCAGGAGCTGGAGCAGAAGAGGAAGCTGGAGCAGCAAAGACACGAAGAGCAGGAGAAACAACGGCTGGAGCagcaactgctgctgctgaggaacAAGGAGAAAGGCAAAGAGA GTGCCATTGCCAGCACAGAGGTGAAGCTGAAGCTGCAGGAGTTCCTTCTCAGTAAGAAGGAGCCTGGTTCTGGCGGACTAAACCATTCCTTCTCCCCAAAGTGCTG gggAGCCCAGCACACCTCCCTGGAGCAGAGCTCGCCTCCGCAGAGCAACACACCGGGGACTCCTCCTTCCTATAAACTGCCCCCTCTCCTGGGGAACTATGAGGGCAAAGACGACTTCCCACTCCGCAAGACGg TCTCTGAGCCTAACCTGAAGGTGCGTTCACGCTTGAAGCAAAAGGTGGCAGAGAGGCGGAGCTCCCCTCTCCTCCGCAGGAAGGACGGAACTGTCATCAGCACCTTCAAGAAGAGAGCCATAGAGATATCAG TTTCCTCTCTCTGTAACAGTGCTCCGGGGTCAGGTCCCAGCAGTCCCAACAGTTCCAATACAGCTATTGCCAACGGCAATACTGGATCAGTCCCAAACATACAGACTGAg ctgaGGTCTCTCCATCAGACGCTGGGGGCTGATGGGACATTGAGTCCTCTGAGTCTCTACACCTCACCCTCCCTGCCGAATATCTCGCTGGGTCTCCCTGCCAACACACATATCACG CCCTCCCAGAAGCTGTCTGCCCAGCAAGAGGCAGAGCGTCAGGCCATCCAGTCGCTGCGGGGGGGTGGAGCTCTAACAGGAAAGTTTCTCTCCACGTCCTCCCTTCCAGCAG GTGTGGGACATGATGTGGAGACTCCGCCCCCCAGCTCTCATTCAGCCCATTCCTCGTTACTGCAACACGTACTACTGCTGGAGCAGGCTAGGCAACAGACTGCTATGCTAG TGCCCATGTACAGCCAATCGCCGCTGGTTACGGCAGAGAGAGGTGTGTCGGGTGGCATGCGGGCCGTCAACAAGCTGCCTCGCCACCGGCCGCTGGCTCGTACGCAGAGCGCACCTTTGCCCCAGTCCCCCCAGGCCCTGCAGCAACTGGTGGTTCAACAGCAGCACCATCACTTCCTGGAGAAGCATTACAAG atgctGTCAAAGGGGACAGATTTACCTAGGCCACCACCCACTCACCCAGAGGAAACAGAGGAGGAGCTTACAGAGACCAATGACATgcaggaggaggatgaaggggTGGGCCTTCACAG GCTTCAGAAGGAGGGGTCTGATGATAGCACGCCTTCATCTGAGCGTCTCGGCGTGCACGTGAAGGGTGAGGAGGAGTGTGGAAGCGTGCATATCAAAGGGGAGAGCACCGAGAGTGAgctggaagaagaggaagaggatgaagatATCATTCAGTTGAGGGAGGGCGAcgaagaggagagagggagtTACAGTCAG GCCTTGCAGCAGCTGGGTGTGTTCCAGTCCTCGTTGCCCCACAGACCCCTGGGTAGAGCGCAGTCCTCTCCTGCAGCTGCCGTTAATCCCATCAAACACCTCTTCACTACCG gGCTCGTATATGACAGTCTGATGCTGaaacatcagtgtgtgtgtgggaacgCTCACATCCACCCAGAGCATGCTGGGAGAGTTCAGAGCATCTGGTCCAGACTGCAGGAGACAGGCCTGCTGGGCCGCTGTGAG aGGATTCGTGGGCGTAAAGCATCTCTGGATGAGATCCAGTCCGTCCATTCAGAGTTCCACACCCTGCTGTATGGAACCAGTCCGCTCAATCGGCACAAACTGGACCACAAGAAGCTGCTCG GTCCGATTAGCCAGAAGATGTACGCTGTTCTTCCCTGTGGAGGAATAGGG GTGGACAGCGACACAGTGTGGAATGAGATGCACTCATCGGCTGCAGTGCGCATGGCGGTGGGCTCGGTCATCGAGCTGGCCTTCAGAGTGGCTGCAGGGGAGTTAAAA AATGGCTTCGCAGTTGTTCGTCCTCCAGGGCACCATGCTGAGGAGTCCACGGCTAT GGGCTTTTGTTTCTTCAATTCAGTCGCCATTACTGCCaagctgctgcagcagaaacTTGGAGTGGGCAAGATCCTCATTGTGGACTGG GACATTCACCATGGCAACGGCACTCAGCAGGCCTTCTATAGTGACCCCAACGTCCTCTACATTTCCCTCCATCGCTACGACGACGGAAACTTCTTTCCTGGCAGCGGCGCTCCAGAGGAG GTGGGATCAGGTGCAGGTGTTGGTTTTAATGTGAACATAGCGTGGACCGGGGGAGTAGATCCCCCAATGGGTGATGTGGAGTACCTCACTGCTTTCAG gactgTGGTGATGCCCATCGCTCAACAGTTCAGTCCAGATGTGGTCCTGGTGTCAGCAGGCTTCGATGCAGTGGAGGGTCATCAGTCTCCTCTGGGAGGCTACAATGTCTCTGCCAAAT GTTTTGGTCAGCTAACGCAGCTGCTCATGGGTCTGGCGGGTGGGCGGGTTGTTATGGCGCTGGAGGGCGGTCATGACCTCACCGCTATCTGTGACGCATCGGAGGCCTGCGTCTCTGCGCTTCTGGGAGACCCG TGCGACTCTGTGTTTCAGTGGCCTCAGGAGCAGCCCTGTCCAAAAGCCTACGCCTCCCTGGAGAGAGTAATAGAGATCCAGA GTAAACACTGGTCCTGTCTCCAGAGTTTGTCTCAGACCAGTGGACACTCACTACTCGACGGCCCCTTGGGGGCTCAAGGCCAGTCAGAGAAGGATGAGGCGGAAACGGTCAGCGCCATGGCGTCTCTGAGCGTTGATGTTGAGCAGCCAGGCTCTGTTCCTGATAGCACAGAAACCAGCAG GTCCACAGAGGAACCAATGGAAGAGGAGCCCTTTTCGTAG
- the hdac5 gene encoding histone deacetylase 5 isoform X2, producing MLLHPTVSGLCAMLQTIYETESCFSSSSTDSHHQPLELLSGNRGSSAAMPTAGGSPGESPGGGGGPVDLRTEPRVGSVSGGTVVDTAMREQQLQQELILLKQQQELQKQLLFAEFQKKHEVLTRQHEVQLQEHLKQQQELLAAKRQQELEQKRKLEQQRHEEQEKQRLEQQLLLLRNKEKGKESAIASTEVKLKLQEFLLSKKEPGSGGLNHSFSPKCWGAQHTSLEQSSPPQSNTPGTPPSYKLPPLLGNYEGKDDFPLRKTVSEPNLKVRSRLKQKVAERRSSPLLRRKDGTVISTFKKRAIEISVSSLCNSAPGSGPSSPNSSNTAIANGNTGSVPNIQTELRSLHQTLGADGTLSPLSLYTSPSLPNISLGLPANTHITPSQKLSAQQEAERQAIQSLRGGGALTGKFLSTSSLPAGVGHDVETPPPSSHSAHSSLLQHVLLLEQARQQTAMLVPMYSQSPLVTAERGVSGGMRAVNKLPRHRPLARTQSAPLPQSPQALQQLVVQQQHHHFLEKHYKMLSKGTDLPRPPPTHPEETEEELTETNDMQEEDEGVGLHRLQKEGSDDSTPSSERLGVHVKGEEECGSVHIKGESTESELEEEEEDEDIIQLREGDEEERGSYSQALQQLGVFQSSLPHRPLGRAQSSPAAAVNPIKHLFTTGLVYDSLMLKHQCVCGNAHIHPEHAGRVQSIWSRLQETGLLGRCERIRGRKASLDEIQSVHSEFHTLLYGTSPLNRHKLDHKKLLGPISQKMYAVLPCGGIGVDSDTVWNEMHSSAAVRMAVGSVIELAFRVAAGELKNGFAVVRPPGHHAEESTAMGFCFFNSVAITAKLLQQKLGVGKILIVDWDIHHGNGTQQAFYSDPNVLYISLHRYDDGNFFPGSGAPEEVGSGAGVGFNVNIAWTGGVDPPMGDVEYLTAFRTVVMPIAQQFSPDVVLVSAGFDAVEGHQSPLGGYNVSAKCFGQLTQLLMGLAGGRVVMALEGGHDLTAICDASEACVSALLGDPCDSVFQWPQEQPCPKAYASLERVIEIQSKHWSCLQSLSQTSGHSLLDGPLGAQGQSEKDEAETVSAMASLSVDVEQPGSVPDSTETSRSTEEPMEEEPFS from the exons GTGGGAGTCCTGGAGAAAGcccgggaggaggaggaggcccgGTGGACCTGCGAACTGAGCCCAGGGTAGGGTCTGTGTCCGGGGGGACAGTGGTGGACACAGCCATGAGAgagcagcagctccagcagGAACTCATTCTCCtcaagcagcagcaggagctgcagaaacagctgctgtttgcaGAATTTCAGAAAAAACACGAAGTGCTAACAAGACAACACGAAGTCCAGCTGCAGGAACACTTAAAG cAACAACAGGAGCTGCTGGCAGCCAAACGACAGCAGGAGCTGGAGCAGAAGAGGAAGCTGGAGCAGCAAAGACACGAAGAGCAGGAGAAACAACGGCTGGAGCagcaactgctgctgctgaggaacAAGGAGAAAGGCAAAGAGA GTGCCATTGCCAGCACAGAGGTGAAGCTGAAGCTGCAGGAGTTCCTTCTCAGTAAGAAGGAGCCTGGTTCTGGCGGACTAAACCATTCCTTCTCCCCAAAGTGCTG gggAGCCCAGCACACCTCCCTGGAGCAGAGCTCGCCTCCGCAGAGCAACACACCGGGGACTCCTCCTTCCTATAAACTGCCCCCTCTCCTGGGGAACTATGAGGGCAAAGACGACTTCCCACTCCGCAAGACGg TCTCTGAGCCTAACCTGAAGGTGCGTTCACGCTTGAAGCAAAAGGTGGCAGAGAGGCGGAGCTCCCCTCTCCTCCGCAGGAAGGACGGAACTGTCATCAGCACCTTCAAGAAGAGAGCCATAGAGATATCAG TTTCCTCTCTCTGTAACAGTGCTCCGGGGTCAGGTCCCAGCAGTCCCAACAGTTCCAATACAGCTATTGCCAACGGCAATACTGGATCAGTCCCAAACATACAGACTGAg ctgaGGTCTCTCCATCAGACGCTGGGGGCTGATGGGACATTGAGTCCTCTGAGTCTCTACACCTCACCCTCCCTGCCGAATATCTCGCTGGGTCTCCCTGCCAACACACATATCACG CCCTCCCAGAAGCTGTCTGCCCAGCAAGAGGCAGAGCGTCAGGCCATCCAGTCGCTGCGGGGGGGTGGAGCTCTAACAGGAAAGTTTCTCTCCACGTCCTCCCTTCCAGCAG GTGTGGGACATGATGTGGAGACTCCGCCCCCCAGCTCTCATTCAGCCCATTCCTCGTTACTGCAACACGTACTACTGCTGGAGCAGGCTAGGCAACAGACTGCTATGCTAG TGCCCATGTACAGCCAATCGCCGCTGGTTACGGCAGAGAGAGGTGTGTCGGGTGGCATGCGGGCCGTCAACAAGCTGCCTCGCCACCGGCCGCTGGCTCGTACGCAGAGCGCACCTTTGCCCCAGTCCCCCCAGGCCCTGCAGCAACTGGTGGTTCAACAGCAGCACCATCACTTCCTGGAGAAGCATTACAAG atgctGTCAAAGGGGACAGATTTACCTAGGCCACCACCCACTCACCCAGAGGAAACAGAGGAGGAGCTTACAGAGACCAATGACATgcaggaggaggatgaaggggTGGGCCTTCACAG GCTTCAGAAGGAGGGGTCTGATGATAGCACGCCTTCATCTGAGCGTCTCGGCGTGCACGTGAAGGGTGAGGAGGAGTGTGGAAGCGTGCATATCAAAGGGGAGAGCACCGAGAGTGAgctggaagaagaggaagaggatgaagatATCATTCAGTTGAGGGAGGGCGAcgaagaggagagagggagtTACAGTCAG GCCTTGCAGCAGCTGGGTGTGTTCCAGTCCTCGTTGCCCCACAGACCCCTGGGTAGAGCGCAGTCCTCTCCTGCAGCTGCCGTTAATCCCATCAAACACCTCTTCACTACCG gGCTCGTATATGACAGTCTGATGCTGaaacatcagtgtgtgtgtgggaacgCTCACATCCACCCAGAGCATGCTGGGAGAGTTCAGAGCATCTGGTCCAGACTGCAGGAGACAGGCCTGCTGGGCCGCTGTGAG aGGATTCGTGGGCGTAAAGCATCTCTGGATGAGATCCAGTCCGTCCATTCAGAGTTCCACACCCTGCTGTATGGAACCAGTCCGCTCAATCGGCACAAACTGGACCACAAGAAGCTGCTCG GTCCGATTAGCCAGAAGATGTACGCTGTTCTTCCCTGTGGAGGAATAGGG GTGGACAGCGACACAGTGTGGAATGAGATGCACTCATCGGCTGCAGTGCGCATGGCGGTGGGCTCGGTCATCGAGCTGGCCTTCAGAGTGGCTGCAGGGGAGTTAAAA AATGGCTTCGCAGTTGTTCGTCCTCCAGGGCACCATGCTGAGGAGTCCACGGCTAT GGGCTTTTGTTTCTTCAATTCAGTCGCCATTACTGCCaagctgctgcagcagaaacTTGGAGTGGGCAAGATCCTCATTGTGGACTGG GACATTCACCATGGCAACGGCACTCAGCAGGCCTTCTATAGTGACCCCAACGTCCTCTACATTTCCCTCCATCGCTACGACGACGGAAACTTCTTTCCTGGCAGCGGCGCTCCAGAGGAG GTGGGATCAGGTGCAGGTGTTGGTTTTAATGTGAACATAGCGTGGACCGGGGGAGTAGATCCCCCAATGGGTGATGTGGAGTACCTCACTGCTTTCAG gactgTGGTGATGCCCATCGCTCAACAGTTCAGTCCAGATGTGGTCCTGGTGTCAGCAGGCTTCGATGCAGTGGAGGGTCATCAGTCTCCTCTGGGAGGCTACAATGTCTCTGCCAAAT GTTTTGGTCAGCTAACGCAGCTGCTCATGGGTCTGGCGGGTGGGCGGGTTGTTATGGCGCTGGAGGGCGGTCATGACCTCACCGCTATCTGTGACGCATCGGAGGCCTGCGTCTCTGCGCTTCTGGGAGACCCG TGCGACTCTGTGTTTCAGTGGCCTCAGGAGCAGCCCTGTCCAAAAGCCTACGCCTCCCTGGAGAGAGTAATAGAGATCCAGA GTAAACACTGGTCCTGTCTCCAGAGTTTGTCTCAGACCAGTGGACACTCACTACTCGACGGCCCCTTGGGGGCTCAAGGCCAGTCAGAGAAGGATGAGGCGGAAACGGTCAGCGCCATGGCGTCTCTGAGCGTTGATGTTGAGCAGCCAGGCTCTGTTCCTGATAGCACAGAAACCAGCAG GTCCACAGAGGAACCAATGGAAGAGGAGCCCTTTTCGTAG